The Parcubacteria group bacterium genome has a window encoding:
- a CDS encoding type II toxin-antitoxin system VapC family toxin: MRILDSNIWIAYLSKADNQHKKAKEIFENVDEKIVLPEYLLAEICSVLSLRVNKKTADKFLRFALDNNEIEIILSDNVFFVGTVSVFQEMKTNKLSFVDCSLLYLTKFYHVQTFDKALLREINKIT, encoded by the coding sequence ATGCGTATTTTAGATTCGAATATTTGGATCGCTTACTTAAGTAAAGCGGACAATCAGCATAAAAAAGCCAAGGAAATTTTTGAGAATGTGGATGAGAAAATTGTTCTGCCGGAATATTTACTGGCGGAGATCTGCTCGGTTTTATCTTTGCGGGTGAATAAAAAAACCGCTGATAAATTTTTGCGTTTTGCTTTGGATAATAATGAGATAGAAATCATTTTGTCGGACAATGTTTTTTTTGTCGGGACAGTGAGTGTCTTTCAAGAAATGAAGACCAATAAACTTTCCTTTGTTGATTGCTCACTTCTGTATCTGACAAAGTTTTATCATGTTCAGACTTTTGATAAGGCACTTTTAAGAGAGATTAACAAAATTACGTAA
- a CDS encoding AAA family ATPase, translating into MKLITINGPCGIGKSTLSEKIHANMPLSFLLDIDAQRRFISQYREKKEESGKIMMTISKAIIKSCLEDDRDIIIDKIMLDNDVLDFYYEIAKIYGADVYEIILWAPKEVVMKRANERGWREGGLLTPEKCEIFWDKIDVLKNTRPQAHIINIDKMSEDETYLEVAKIL; encoded by the coding sequence ATGAAATTAATTACAATAAATGGACCATGCGGCATTGGAAAAAGTACTTTATCGGAAAAAATACATGCCAACATGCCACTTTCTTTTCTTTTAGACATTGATGCCCAAAGAAGATTCATAAGTCAATACAGGGAGAAAAAAGAAGAAAGCGGTAAGATAATGATGACTATCTCAAAGGCGATAATTAAAAGTTGCCTAGAAGACGATCGCGATATCATTATTGATAAAATAATGCTTGATAATGATGTTCTTGATTTTTATTATGAAATTGCAAAGATATATGGCGCTGATGTTTATGAAATTATTCTTTGGGCGCCAAAAGAAGTTGTTATGAAACGTGCTAATGAGCGTGGTTGGCGAGAAGGTGGATTATTGACGCCAGAAAAATGCGAAATATTTTGGGATAAAATTGATGTATTAAAAAATACTCGACCTCAGGCACATATTATAAACATTGATAAAATGTCTGAGGATGAAACTTATCTTGAGGTAGCTAAAATACTATAA
- a CDS encoding AAA family ATPase: MIYLIGGPPKCGKTTLAKTLSKSLGIPWVSTDTLQCVIKPYMNERDFSKKFPTSYQRGKDNDEKYSKFSSREIIEAYQQQAKTVYEAVDMFTVCEITDGNDFIIEGYHVEPELVAKLNLKYPEKIESIFLVKSDKEKFICDIKKSTTTNDWIIARTNNEETYQKIANMICEYGNFFEKESEKYDFKVLNMDNDFDNQIKEAINYLITA; this comes from the coding sequence ATGATATATCTAATTGGTGGTCCTCCAAAATGTGGAAAGACGACACTGGCAAAAACATTATCAAAATCATTGGGAATTCCGTGGGTTTCTACTGACACCCTTCAATGTGTGATTAAGCCGTACATGAATGAAAGGGATTTTTCAAAAAAATTTCCTACAAGCTATCAGCGCGGTAAAGATAATGATGAAAAATACTCTAAATTTTCATCGAGGGAAATTATTGAAGCCTATCAACAACAGGCAAAAACTGTTTATGAGGCAGTAGATATGTTCACGGTTTGTGAAATTACTGACGGCAATGATTTTATTATTGAAGGCTATCATGTTGAGCCTGAGCTTGTTGCAAAACTAAACTTGAAATATCCAGAGAAAATTGAGAGTATTTTTCTTGTGAAATCTGACAAGGAAAAATTTATTTGCGATATAAAGAAAAGTACAACCACAAATGATTGGATAATCGCAAGAACAAATAATGAAGAAACTTATCAGAAAATCGCAAACATGATTTGTGAGTACGGAAATTTTTTTGAAAAAGAATCTGAAAAGTACGACTTCAAGGTGTTAAATATGGACAATGATTTTGATAATCAGATCAAGGAGGCAATTAATTATTTAATAACCGCCTAA
- a CDS encoding HD domain-containing protein codes for MNFDLNNLEEYLKEKILPDLENSRGGFDKIHTLEVVDWLKQIIRHNPELELDETVLLIAAYAHDWGYAGLFRDGQVMNSEIIENAKKLHMELGAKNN; via the coding sequence ATGAATTTTGATTTAAACAACTTAGAAGAGTATTTAAAAGAAAAAATACTACCAGACTTAGAAAATAGTCGCGGTGGTTTTGACAAAATTCACACATTGGAAGTCGTTGATTGGTTAAAGCAGATTATTCGCCACAATCCTGAATTAGAACTAGACGAAACGGTTTTGCTAATTGCGGCGTATGCTCATGATTGGGGTTATGCGGGTCTTTTTAGAGACGGGCAGGTGATGAATTCTGAAATAATTGAGAACGCCAAAAAATTGCACATGGAGTTAGGCGCAAAAAATAATTGA
- a CDS encoding GNAT family N-acetyltransferase: MNNIRNKSISAGIKIEKMTRKDLPILFHFGKDQWKKSDWLTMEYLRSSFEQSGPSYVAKIGDDVVGGVIFVYEDIVRNWIRYLIINKKFRRQGVGTALLQKIFEQMKSGESIFVDTGVSDKDAINFYEKCGFKNRGMVKSLYGNEPAYFLEKTFN; encoded by the coding sequence ATGAACAACATTAGAAATAAAAGCATATCTGCAGGTATTAAGATAGAAAAAATGACCAGAAAAGATCTGCCTATTCTATTTCATTTTGGCAAAGATCAGTGGAAAAAGTCTGATTGGCTTACTATGGAATATTTGCGCTCTTCATTCGAACAGAGCGGCCCTAGTTATGTGGCAAAAATTGGAGATGATGTGGTTGGCGGCGTGATCTTTGTATATGAAGACATCGTGAGGAACTGGATCCGATATCTGATCATCAATAAAAAATTCCGAAGACAAGGGGTTGGGACAGCGTTGCTCCAAAAGATCTTTGAACAAATGAAGTCTGGCGAGAGCATTTTTGTCGATACGGGCGTCAGCGATAAAGATGCGATCAACTTCTATGAAAAATGCGGCTTCAAAAATCGCGGAATGGTCAAGAGCCTCTATGGAAACGAGCCGGCCTATTTTCTAGAAAAGACGTTCAATTGA
- a CDS encoding NUDIX domain-containing protein, with protein MEMIKHFTATTYVVHEKKVLLHFHKKLHMWLAIGGHIEDNELPEEAALREIAEETGLIATLYDPDGQIGVSDVEQLIRPMHILLEDIGGTHKHIDLIYYARTESDVLNPQDGETANIKWFTTDDIQNLDAPENVKTLSLAAILLLCPTD; from the coding sequence ATGGAGATGATAAAACATTTTACTGCCACTACTTATGTTGTGCACGAAAAGAAAGTGCTTTTGCATTTTCACAAGAAACTTCACATGTGGCTGGCAATTGGTGGTCACATCGAGGACAATGAACTTCCCGAGGAAGCTGCCTTACGAGAAATAGCTGAAGAAACCGGTTTGATCGCAACCCTTTATGATCCGGATGGACAAATTGGCGTTAGTGATGTTGAGCAATTAATTCGCCCGATGCATATCTTGCTTGAAGATATTGGCGGGACGCATAAACATATTGACCTTATCTACTATGCGAGAACTGAGTCCGATGTATTAAATCCGCAAGACGGAGAGACCGCCAACATAAAATGGTTCACAACTGATGACATACAAAACCTTGATGCGCCGGAAAATGTAAAGACACTTTCTTTAGCAGCAATTCTTCTTTTATGCCCTACCGATTAA
- a CDS encoding PH domain-containing protein, with protein MRTELKEDEKVFLIIRRHWLILMLPITIAIIGLVIGFFFRGYWLIVPILPLCYLLYRVIERRNDLWAVTNLRVIDEYGVFTLNSKESPLDKINNVSYSQSIWGRLLGYGNVQIQTAAEVGASTYEQVEKPQKLKDAITEMQEEYKKTQISAQAQELAKAIAHNSQDHDNSDITHEIEKIFALKQKGMITEQEFIDAKKKLLDL; from the coding sequence ATGCGAACAGAATTAAAAGAGGATGAAAAAGTTTTTTTGATCATACGCCGGCATTGGCTCATTCTCATGTTGCCGATCACGATCGCAATCATTGGCCTCGTCATTGGCTTTTTCTTCAGAGGTTATTGGCTCATTGTTCCCATCCTTCCACTTTGTTATTTGCTCTATCGCGTGATCGAGAGACGAAATGATCTCTGGGCAGTGACAAACTTACGCGTTATTGATGAGTATGGTGTTTTCACATTGAACTCCAAAGAGAGTCCTCTGGACAAGATCAACAACGTCAGTTACAGCCAATCCATATGGGGCAGACTCCTCGGCTATGGCAATGTACAGATCCAGACAGCCGCAGAGGTCGGAGCAAGCACATACGAACAAGTAGAAAAACCGCAAAAGTTAAAAGACGCGATCACAGAGATGCAGGAGGAATACAAGAAAACGCAGATATCTGCACAAGCACAGGAATTGGCAAAAGCAATTGCGCATAATTCACAAGATCACGATAATAGCGATATCACACACGAGATCGAAAAGATCTTTGCATTGAAACAAAAAGGAATGATCACCGAACAGGAATTCATTGATGCAAAAAAGAAACTGCTTGATCTCTAA
- the tyrS gene encoding tyrosine--tRNA ligase, which yields MKNKDIEAQVDRILDRGVLSQFFPTKQEFRDQLLSGKKMRFYMGFDPTAKSLHLGHAQGLMVLEDLRNLGHEVIFLIGDFTGMIGDPTDKSSARVKQTPEQVQENFALWKDQVKNIADFDDKENPFQIRYNSAWLGKLNFAEALELASNFTVQQMLERDMFDKRIQEERPIYLHEFLYPLMQGYDSVAMDVDVELCGTDQIFNALAGRTLMQKLKGKDKFVIATTLIADEKTGTLMSKSNSTGVFLDLSAQDLFGAIMAQSDGMLRPLFVGCTRIDMEKVEEYMQMENPRDAKILLAHELVRIFHGEDAAQKAQEYFINTFSKKEIPEDVQECACSVLMSLVDYMVSCGGAESKGDARRKIAQGGVSIDGEKVTDSNCVLTADDNGKVMKIGKHFFVKIIVK from the coding sequence ATGAAAAATAAAGATATCGAGGCACAGGTTGATCGTATTCTTGATCGCGGGGTGCTGTCGCAGTTTTTCCCGACCAAGCAGGAATTTCGTGATCAATTGCTTTCTGGCAAAAAGATGCGTTTTTATATGGGGTTTGATCCAACGGCAAAATCATTGCATTTGGGGCACGCACAAGGGCTCATGGTATTGGAGGATTTACGCAATCTGGGGCATGAGGTGATCTTTCTCATTGGTGATTTTACTGGTATGATCGGCGACCCAACGGACAAATCATCTGCGCGCGTCAAACAAACACCTGAGCAAGTGCAAGAGAATTTTGCACTGTGGAAAGATCAGGTAAAAAATATCGCAGATTTTGACGATAAAGAAAACCCGTTTCAGATCAGATATAATTCCGCATGGCTCGGCAAGTTGAATTTTGCGGAAGCGTTGGAACTCGCAAGTAATTTCACGGTGCAACAAATGCTTGAGCGCGATATGTTTGACAAGCGCATACAAGAGGAGCGCCCGATTTATCTCCATGAGTTTTTGTATCCGCTGATGCAGGGCTATGATAGTGTGGCGATGGATGTGGATGTGGAGCTCTGTGGAACGGATCAGATCTTTAACGCGCTTGCCGGACGGACATTGATGCAAAAATTGAAAGGGAAAGATAAATTTGTGATCGCGACAACACTGATCGCCGATGAAAAAACGGGCACGCTTATGTCCAAGTCAAACAGTACGGGGGTATTTCTCGATCTAAGTGCTCAAGACCTCTTTGGCGCGATCATGGCGCAATCGGATGGCATGTTGCGACCGCTTTTTGTCGGGTGTACGCGTATAGACATGGAAAAAGTGGAGGAGTATATGCAAATGGAAAATCCGCGCGATGCAAAGATCCTACTGGCACATGAACTGGTGCGGATCTTTCATGGAGAGGATGCGGCGCAAAAAGCGCAGGAATATTTCATCAACACATTTTCCAAAAAAGAAATTCCCGAAGATGTGCAAGAGTGCGCGTGCAGTGTTTTAATGAGTCTTGTGGATTACATGGTTTCCTGTGGCGGTGCGGAAAGTAAAGGTGACGCACGACGGAAGATCGCACAAGGTGGCGTGTCGATCGACGGGGAAAAGGTTACTGACAGTAACTGCGTATTGACCGCTGATGATAATGGCAAAGTGATGAAGATCGGTAAACACTTTTTTGTAAAAATAATCGTAAAATAG
- a CDS encoding HAD family phosphatase, which yields MIKAILCDRDGVLLDSEIVNIQSSLETLKVLDVHPDEEDEMMIMGKHPLDYVDFFVGKYHINGEQFLALRSKLYNDLLANAIVFDDTVKFLLRAKRDFMLATALVTSANHPTTMSVLAEHHLADLFDAVVTFEDCAIRKPSAHPYLVAAQKLGVEPGQCVVIEDSPVGVVAAKSAGMVCIVRINAKNISLNFDEADLIVHNLYEARDFLSDLCKKE from the coding sequence ATGATCAAGGCAATTTTATGTGATCGTGATGGCGTGTTGTTGGATTCTGAAATTGTCAATATTCAATCATCGCTTGAAACGTTGAAAGTGCTCGATGTCCATCCGGATGAGGAGGATGAAATGATGATCATGGGCAAACATCCACTGGATTATGTGGATTTCTTTGTGGGGAAGTATCATATCAACGGTGAGCAATTTCTTGCTTTGCGATCAAAACTGTATAATGATCTTTTGGCAAATGCGATCGTTTTTGATGATACGGTCAAATTTCTGTTGCGTGCCAAGAGGGATTTCATGCTTGCGACAGCACTTGTGACAAGCGCAAATCATCCGACGACAATGAGTGTGTTGGCAGAACATCATCTCGCAGATTTGTTTGACGCAGTTGTGACATTTGAAGATTGTGCTATCCGCAAACCCAGTGCGCATCCCTATCTTGTGGCAGCGCAAAAACTGGGTGTCGAGCCAGGGCAGTGCGTTGTGATCGAAGACTCACCTGTCGGTGTTGTGGCGGCAAAAAGTGCGGGCATGGTCTGTATCGTGCGAATCAATGCAAAAAATATCAGCCTCAATTTTGATGAGGCTGATCTGATCGTACACAATTTGTACGAAGCACGAGATTTTCTCAGTGACCTATGCAAAAAAGAGTAA
- a CDS encoding glucose 1-dehydrogenase, whose product MQDFAGKTIVITGAGRGIGAETAREFARQGGFVVINDLAPHEQIDMLMDEIGREKCASVYADISNEEDVARMSAEIHALRNTVDVLVNNAGIVSSANLQETTLEKWNKTFAVNLTGTFLCTKHIVPLMTHGGAIVNLASIRGVYNFGRPPIADYCAAKAGVISFTKTMAKELAPAIRVNSVSPGVANTEMTKQYSEDFIAKIKEEIYLGDLIQPSQIAKAITFLASEDASGITGENLMVDGGQSLSK is encoded by the coding sequence ATGCAAGACTTTGCAGGGAAAACGATCGTTATCACAGGTGCGGGGCGCGGTATTGGTGCGGAAACGGCACGAGAATTTGCGCGCCAGGGTGGTTTTGTCGTGATCAATGATCTTGCACCACATGAGCAGATCGACATGCTTATGGATGAGATCGGGCGAGAAAAATGCGCCAGTGTCTATGCAGATATCAGTAACGAAGAAGATGTTGCGCGCATGAGCGCTGAAATTCACGCCTTACGCAATACGGTTGATGTGCTTGTCAACAATGCGGGCATTGTCAGTTCGGCAAATTTGCAAGAGACGACTTTGGAAAAATGGAATAAGACTTTTGCCGTCAATCTCACAGGCACATTTCTGTGTACAAAACACATCGTGCCACTTATGACACATGGCGGGGCAATCGTGAATCTTGCATCGATCCGTGGTGTGTACAATTTTGGACGACCACCGATCGCTGATTATTGTGCGGCCAAAGCCGGTGTGATCAGTTTTACCAAAACGATGGCAAAGGAGCTCGCACCAGCGATCCGTGTAAACAGTGTATCTCCCGGTGTCGCAAACACAGAGATGACAAAGCAATATTCAGAGGATTTTATCGCAAAGATCAAAGAGGAAATTTATCTTGGTGACCTGATCCAACCCTCTCAAATCGCGAAGGCTATCACCTTTCTCGCATCAGAGGATGCCAGTGGTATCACGGGAGAAAATCTCATGGTAGATGGGGGACAAAGTCTCAGTAAATAA
- a CDS encoding rubrerythrin family protein: protein MAQLQGTKTEQNLLKAFAGESQARMRYDYFSSAAKKEGLEQISALFAETALNEKEHAKRFFKFLEGRMVEITATYPAGKIGSTLENLKAAADGEKEEWTELYPEFARVAREEGFVDVALAFENIALVEKAHEARYRKLYQKLDAGHVFKSGDVIVWKCRNCGYLHEGKSAPEKCPACLHPQAFFEVQCENY, encoded by the coding sequence ATGGCACAATTACAAGGCACAAAAACAGAACAAAATCTCTTAAAGGCATTTGCCGGTGAGTCGCAAGCGCGTATGCGGTATGATTATTTTTCATCTGCTGCAAAAAAGGAGGGATTGGAGCAGATCTCCGCGCTTTTTGCCGAGACGGCACTCAATGAAAAAGAGCATGCGAAACGATTTTTCAAATTTCTCGAGGGACGCATGGTAGAAATTACTGCGACATATCCGGCAGGGAAGATCGGTTCGACGTTGGAAAATCTCAAAGCGGCAGCAGACGGTGAAAAAGAAGAGTGGACAGAGTTATATCCGGAATTTGCACGTGTGGCGCGTGAAGAAGGTTTTGTGGATGTAGCACTTGCATTTGAAAATATTGCACTGGTGGAAAAAGCGCACGAAGCACGGTATCGCAAATTATATCAGAAGTTGGATGCAGGGCATGTGTTTAAGAGTGGCGATGTGATCGTCTGGAAATGCCGTAATTGCGGATATCTGCATGAAGGAAAAAGTGCACCGGAAAAATGTCCGGCATGTTTGCATCCGCAAGCATTTTTTGAAGTGCAGTGCGAGAATTATTAA
- a CDS encoding adenylyltransferase/cytidyltransferase family protein encodes MRKVMIFGTFDGIHEGHRDFFRQASEHGDHVMAVVARDKTVHAVKGKMPVCDECERIAAMLRVDEIDDVIFGYEGDDKLQVIRDHTPDVILLGYDQEAFVNELYDFIEREKMACTIVRGQSFHPEKYKSSLINEQ; translated from the coding sequence ATGCGCAAAGTCATGATTTTTGGAACATTTGACGGCATTCATGAAGGACATCGGGATTTCTTTCGTCAGGCATCAGAGCATGGTGATCATGTAATGGCTGTTGTCGCGCGGGATAAGACAGTGCATGCCGTTAAGGGAAAGATGCCCGTATGTGATGAGTGTGAGCGTATCGCGGCGATGTTGCGCGTGGATGAGATCGACGATGTGATCTTTGGATATGAAGGAGACGATAAACTTCAAGTTATCCGCGATCATACGCCGGATGTCATTCTTCTCGGATATGATCAGGAGGCGTTTGTGAATGAATTGTATGATTTTATTGAACGCGAAAAAATGGCGTGCACAATTGTGCGCGGTCAATCATTTCATCCGGAAAAATATAAATCATCGCTGATAAATGAACAATGA
- the lysS gene encoding lysine--tRNA ligase, whose product MDEKKSEALTEYEERIEKLQKLKEQDIEPYPAQAHRTHMVGAVLDDFSALEKGAQTVTVCGRLRSKRTHGNLSFADIEDMSGRMQVAISKKEVGESYKAFVKLIDASDFVSVTGSVFTTQAGQQTIMVQQWQMLAKALRSIPAEHFGLKDEDERFRKRYIDLVLSAELRALFMRRAKFWRVMRSFMEAKGFIEVETPYIEVTTGGAEARPFATHHNDFDLPVYMRISIGELWQKRLMAGGFEKTFEIGRAFRNEGSSPNHLQEFTNMEFYWAYANYDDGMALVQEMYRTIAQEVYGRTKFTTRGLTFDLADEWVKIDYVDEVLRQTGVNVITASEGDLREKLDALHVKYEGENRERLTDSLWKYCRQKISGPAFLVNHPVAMAPLAKRKKDKPEQTEKFQVIIGGAEVGNGYSELNDPIDQRARFEEQKKLIEAGDEEAMMPDWDFVEMLEYGMPPTCGFGAGERLFAFLEDKTLREVTLFPLMKPRAQDE is encoded by the coding sequence ATGGACGAGAAAAAATCTGAAGCACTGACAGAATATGAAGAGCGCATTGAAAAATTGCAAAAATTAAAAGAACAGGACATTGAACCATATCCCGCACAAGCACATCGGACGCATATGGTCGGCGCGGTTTTGGATGATTTTTCTGCGTTGGAAAAAGGTGCGCAAACCGTCACGGTATGCGGGCGTCTGCGATCCAAGCGCACACATGGAAATTTGTCTTTTGCCGATATTGAGGATATGAGCGGACGTATGCAAGTGGCCATATCTAAAAAAGAGGTGGGTGAGTCATACAAAGCATTTGTCAAGTTGATTGACGCGAGTGATTTTGTGAGTGTGACAGGATCTGTTTTTACGACACAAGCCGGACAGCAGACAATTATGGTACAACAGTGGCAAATGCTTGCCAAGGCATTGCGCTCCATACCGGCAGAACATTTCGGACTGAAGGATGAGGATGAACGATTTCGTAAACGGTATATCGATCTTGTACTTAGTGCAGAATTGCGCGCATTGTTCATGCGTCGTGCGAAGTTTTGGCGCGTGATGCGCTCATTCATGGAGGCCAAAGGATTTATCGAAGTGGAAACACCATACATTGAAGTGACAACTGGCGGTGCAGAAGCGCGGCCATTTGCGACGCATCATAATGATTTTGATCTGCCAGTATATATGCGCATTAGTATTGGTGAGTTGTGGCAGAAACGACTTATGGCGGGTGGTTTTGAAAAAACGTTTGAGATCGGGCGCGCATTCCGTAATGAGGGGTCCAGTCCCAATCATTTGCAGGAGTTTACCAATATGGAATTTTATTGGGCGTATGCGAATTATGATGATGGCATGGCGCTTGTGCAGGAAATGTATCGTACGATCGCACAGGAGGTGTATGGACGCACCAAATTTACCACACGCGGACTCACGTTTGATCTGGCGGATGAATGGGTAAAGATCGATTATGTGGATGAGGTTTTGCGGCAAACTGGTGTGAATGTGATTACAGCATCTGAGGGTGATTTGAGAGAGAAACTTGACGCATTGCATGTAAAATATGAGGGTGAAAATAGAGAACGTTTGACGGATTCGCTGTGGAAATATTGCCGTCAAAAAATTTCCGGTCCGGCATTCCTCGTCAATCATCCGGTAGCGATGGCACCGCTTGCCAAAAGGAAAAAAGATAAACCGGAACAAACAGAAAAATTTCAAGTGATCATTGGCGGTGCTGAGGTGGGTAATGGGTACAGTGAGCTCAATGATCCGATCGATCAGCGTGCGCGCTTTGAAGAGCAAAAGAAATTGATCGAGGCAGGCGATGAAGAGGCGATGATGCCGGACTGGGATTTTGTGGAGATGCTGGAATATGGCATGCCGCCCACATGCGGGTTTGGTGCCGGTGAACGACTCTTTGCATTCTTGGAGGACAAAACCTTGCGTGAGGTGACGTTATTTCCTCTTATGAAGCCACGAGCACAAGATGAATAA
- the greA gene encoding transcription elongation factor GreA translates to MARLVTKEGLEKLQKEFDERTTVVRQEIAAAIKEAKEQGDLSENAEYSAAKERQTENEARIAQLEGMIKDSRVVEHDASDDSAQIGSKVGVRTKNHQEMTFEIVGSNEADPVQRKISNESPIGKALIGARAGDTIDVNTPSGVMQYEITSIN, encoded by the coding sequence ATGGCACGTTTAGTTACAAAAGAAGGCTTGGAAAAATTGCAGAAGGAATTTGATGAACGCACAACTGTTGTGCGCCAAGAGATTGCGGCTGCGATCAAAGAGGCAAAGGAGCAGGGTGATCTTTCAGAAAATGCGGAATATTCTGCTGCAAAAGAACGTCAAACGGAAAATGAAGCGCGTATTGCGCAGTTGGAAGGCATGATCAAAGACTCGCGTGTCGTGGAGCATGATGCGAGTGATGATTCGGCGCAGATTGGTTCAAAAGTTGGTGTACGGACAAAAAACCATCAAGAGATGACATTTGAGATCGTTGGATCAAATGAGGCTGACCCTGTACAGCGAAAAATTTCCAATGAATCGCCAATTGGCAAAGCTCTTATCGGTGCACGTGCGGGTGATACGATTGATGTAAATACACCGAGCGGTGTGATGCAGTATGAAATTACTTCCATAAACTGA
- a CDS encoding HPF/RaiA family ribosome-associated protein produces the protein MNIEYYYKNIDPLGEASRTYVEDKISSIGKLTEVRDAYIEISQRKDGDFFMNAVVRATDGNEYRAEEKSQSVQACVDIIEDEIKVQIRRDTEKVRDLKRRGGRSLKKKMTIDEGARL, from the coding sequence ATGAATATCGAGTATTATTATAAGAACATCGATCCTCTTGGAGAGGCGTCACGAACGTATGTGGAAGACAAAATCAGTTCGATTGGCAAGTTGACGGAGGTGCGTGATGCATATATAGAAATAAGCCAAAGAAAAGATGGTGATTTCTTTATGAACGCTGTTGTTCGTGCGACTGACGGTAATGAGTATCGAGCAGAAGAAAAGAGTCAGAGTGTGCAGGCATGTGTTGATATCATTGAAGATGAAATTAAAGTACAAATCCGTCGTGATACGGAAAAAGTGCGCGATCTCAAACGGCGCGGTGGTCGTTCTCTTAAGAAAAAAATGACCATTGACGAAGGTGCTCGTTTGTAG
- the murB gene encoding UDP-N-acetylmuramate dehydrogenase, with protein MQENIALAPFTTFDIGGKARYFVEVSSIEEIKEAIAFAKEKDLEYFVFSGGSNVLFADSGFNGLVIRIKNNSMTDNGGDLMCGAGTNLMTLLMFAAEKEYTGGENLTGIPGSVGGAVRGNAGAFGTEMKDIVKEVYALDITTGETKVFTKEMCEFGYRKSFFKKNPSFIIVSVICNFSRGNKKEIDAAMHDVISKRNTKQIQDIKSAGSWFINPEVSEHVQQLFEQDTGQKVHNGRVPAGWLLQSCGIFQKRIGDIQAGNQHANYFINMGNGTAEQAMQLSAVAKTRVRDEFDVNLKEEVVLAGF; from the coding sequence ATGCAAGAAAATATAGCATTGGCACCATTCACGACATTTGACATTGGCGGCAAGGCACGATATTTTGTGGAGGTGTCCAGTATCGAAGAAATCAAAGAAGCAATTGCTTTTGCCAAGGAAAAAGATTTGGAATATTTTGTTTTTTCCGGTGGGAGCAATGTACTATTTGCGGACAGTGGTTTCAATGGATTGGTGATCAGGATCAAAAATAACAGTATGACGGATAATGGTGGAGATCTCATGTGTGGCGCAGGGACAAATTTGATGACGCTACTGATGTTTGCAGCAGAAAAAGAATATACCGGCGGGGAAAATCTCACAGGTATTCCCGGGTCAGTCGGTGGTGCTGTGCGTGGCAATGCGGGTGCGTTTGGCACAGAAATGAAAGATATCGTCAAAGAAGTGTATGCATTGGATATTACAACGGGAGAAACAAAAGTCTTTACCAAAGAGATGTGTGAGTTTGGGTATCGCAAAAGTTTTTTTAAAAAAAATCCATCATTCATTATCGTTAGTGTGATATGTAACTTTTCTCGAGGGAACAAAAAAGAGATTGATGCGGCGATGCATGATGTCATATCAAAAAGAAACACCAAACAGATCCAAGACATCAAAAGTGCGGGATCGTGGTTTATCAATCCGGAGGTGTCGGAGCATGTCCAGCAATTGTTTGAACAGGACACAGGACAAAAAGTTCATAACGGACGCGTGCCCGCAGGATGGCTGTTGCAATCGTGTGGTATATTTCAAAAGCGTATTGGCGATATTCAGGCAGGTAATCAGCATGCAAATTACTTCATCAATATGGGCAATGGTACAGCTGAACAAGCCATGCAATTATCAGCAGTCGCCAAAACTCGCGTGCGAGATGAATTTGATGTAAACTTGAAGGAGGAGGTCGTGCTTGCCGGTTTTTGA